ACTCGCGTTGCGCCTCGGCCTCGACGATCGAAGCCAGAATCAGCACCTGATAGAGCGTCAGATTGTGCGGCAGCGAATCGCGCCCCGCTGCAGCATCCCTGAGCACTCGCTGGGTGCGCGTCACCATGGTTCGGAAGGCGGCCTCGGGCGGAGTGTCCGGAAGGAATTCGTAGGTATCGGGCGCCAGATAGCCTTCGAGACTCGGTGCCGTGATTCCGAGCGAATCGAGGAACTCGCGACGGTGCGCGAGCGAGTCGAATGACGAAATCGGAACCCCGAGATGATTCGAGAGCAACAGACTGACCTCGGTGAGCGTGAGGCCTTCGGGAATCGTCACCAGGCTGAGACCGCTCATGCCACGGGCGAACAGTCGAAGAATCTCCGGCACCGTCGTGCCGAGCCGGAACGAGTACTGCCCCGCCTTGATGCGGCGATCGAGTCCCATCAGCCGTGCGAGCCCATGGAATCCGACCGTGCTGCGGAGCAGGCCGACCCGTTTGAGTTCGTCGCCGACCGAGCGCAGCGACTGCCCGCGCTGCACGATCACGACGCGACGCTCATCGAGCGGCGAGACTCCCGCGGGCAGGAACAGGTCGGCAGCCACCAGCACCGCCGCGCCCAGCAACAGCAGCAGCGCCCAGCGTCCCGGTCCGAACGCCTTGGGGCGCGTCATCGCCCGGCATCCTCGCGCGCGATCGCGAGCCGGCGCAGGAACCCTTCGAGCAGCGCGACGGCCGCCGCCTGATCGACGCTGCCTTTATGGTGTCCGGTGCGGCGGCCGGTTTCGTGCAGACGCCGGGTTCCCATCACCGAGGTGAGTCGCTCGTCCCAGGTATCGACCGGCATTGCGAGCTTCTCCGCGAGTCGTGCGGCGAACGCTTCTGCAGCGTGTGCGGCCTCGCCGCGCTCCCCCGACAGATGCAGCGGTAGTCCGACCACCACCCGCTCAGCCTCCCGTTCGACCACCACCTCCGCCACGCGGGTCACGGCATCCTCGAGATTGCGAACCATCGCGGTCGGGAGTCCGGTCGCGATCGTCTGC
The Candidatus Eisenbacteria bacterium genome window above contains:
- the mltG gene encoding endolytic transglycosylase MltG is translated as MTRPKAFGPGRWALLLLLGAAVLVAADLFLPAGVSPLDERRVVIVQRGQSLRSVGDELKRVGLLRSTVGFHGLARLMGLDRRIKAGQYSFRLGTTVPEILRLFARGMSGLSLVTIPEGLTLTEVSLLLSNHLGVPISSFDSLAHRREFLDSLGITAPSLEGYLAPDTYEFLPDTPPEAAFRTMVTRTQRVLRDAAAGRDSLPHNLTLYQVLILASIVEAEAQREFERPRIARVYLNRLEAGMRLQADPTVGYAIGRGPRTRLYFRDLGYASPYNTYTHAGLPPGPICNPRRSSILAVLDASPGIRDFYFVAKGDGTHWFSPTYEGHLENIRRARAPAGPPMDSLPKRDSTDRSPVTPPAAG
- the ruvX gene encoding Holliday junction resolvase RuvX, encoding MDWGERRIGLAISDPTQTIATGLPTAMVRNLEDAVTRVAEVVVEREAERVVVGLPLHLSGERGEAAHAAEAFAARLAEKLAMPVDTWDERLTSVMGTRRLHETGRRTGHHKGSVDQAAAVALLEGFLRRLAIAREDAGR